One Nicotiana sylvestris chromosome 12, ASM39365v2, whole genome shotgun sequence genomic window carries:
- the LOC104242809 gene encoding beta-glucosidase 12-like isoform X1 yields MDHHISFLLFLSVLVFSFFPQIELSVTANFPGHKIFVPFNRSSFPVDFIFGTASSAYQYEGAANKNGRGPSIWDTYTHKQSERITDRSNGDVAVDFYHRYKEDIKLMKFEGLNGFRFSISWSRILPYGKQSKGVNQEGITFYKNLINELLANGIQPLVTLFHWDTPQALEDEYLGFLSPHIVSDFRDYADLCFKEFGDKIKLWTTINEPWTYASIGYDSGKFAPGRCSAWMNNSCVAGDSATEPYIVGHHMLLAHAEAAKVYRTKYKALQKGEIGIVLVSHWFEQYSKTKEDAKAAKRAIDFMFGWFIDPLTYGDYPKNMRRLVQDRLPKFTTEQAEMVKGSYDFLGLNYYTSNYASNIVSPYKVNISYSRDSQVNETTERNGKLIGEPTGSSVFFAVPEGLHKFLVYTKKKYKNPTIYVTENGMSDANVTEVQQGVNDFQRVDFYRRHLLALNASLKDGVIVKGYFAWSLLDNFEWNSGYTQRFGINFIDYTDNLKRYPKLSALWLKKFLLK; encoded by the exons ATGGATCATCATATATCTTTCTTGCTATTTCTCTCAGTTCTAgttttcagtttctttcctcaGATTGAGCTCAGTGTAACTGCAAATTTTCCAGGCCATAAGATATTTGTTCCATTTAATCGTAGCAGTTTCCCAGTGGATTTCATATTTGGAACAGCCTCATCTGCTTATCAG TATGAAGGAGCAGCCAATAAAAATGGTAGAGGACCAAGTATCTGGGATACCTATACACATAAACAATCTG AAAGAATAACTGATCGTAGCAATGGTGACGTAGCTGTAGATTTTTACCATCGTTACAAG GAAGACATAAAGCTAATGAAATTTGAAGGACTAAATGGTTTCAGATTTTCAATCTCATGGTCAAGAATTTTACCAT ATGGGAAGCAAAGTAAGGGAGTAAACCAAGAGGGCATTACCTTCTACAAGAATCTCATCAATGAGCTCCTAGCAAATG GAATACAGCCTTTGGTTACACTCTTCCATTGGGATACACCGCAAGCCCTTGAAGATGAGTATCTTGGCTTTTTAAGCCCTCATATTGT GAGCGATTTTCGCGATTATGCTGACCTTTGCTTCAAAGAATTTGGCGATAAGATTAAGCTTTGGACCACAATCAATGAGCCATGGACTTATGCCTCTATTGGCTATGACTCGGGCAAATTCGCACCTGGAAGATGTTCTGCTTGGATGAACAATAGTTGCGTTGCTGGGGACTCTGCAACTGAACCTTATATAGTTGGCCACCATATGCTTCTTGCTCATGCTGAAGCAGCTAAAGTATATAGAACTAAATACAAG GCACTACAAAAGGGTGAGATAGGAATAGTGCTGGTGTCTCATTGGTTTGAACAATACTCCAAGACTAAAGAAGATGCGAAAGCAGCTAAGCGAGCCATCGACTTCATGTTTGGATG GTTTATAGATCCATTAACCTATGGTGACTATCCAAAAAATATGCGTAGACTTGTGCAAGATCGCTTACCTAAATTTACGACCGAGCAAGCTGAGATGGTGAAAGGTTCCTATGATTTCTTGGGACTAAATTACTACACTTCGAATTATGCATCCAATATTGTTTCTCCATATAAAGTGAACATTAGCTACTCAAGAGATTCTCAAGTAAATGAAACAA CGGAAAGAAATGGAAAACTCATTGGTGAACCG ACGGGCTCGAGTGTTTTCTTCGCGGTTCCAGAAGGACTTCATAAGTTTTTGGTCTACACGAAGAAAAAATACAAGAATCCCACAATTTACGTTACCGAGAATG GAATGAGTGATGCTAATGTTACCGAAGTTCAGCAAGGAGTCAATGATTTCCAACGAGTAGATTTTTACCGTCGTCATCTCTTGGCCCTTAATGCTTCCCTTAA GGATGGTGTGATTGTCAAGGGTTACTTTGCATGGTCGTTGTTGGATAATTTTGAATGGAATTCAGGTTACACACAGAGATTTGGGATTAATTTTATTGATTACACAGACAATTTAAAAAGATATCCCAAACTTTCTGCGCTTTGGCTCAAAAAATTTCTTCTTAAGTAG
- the LOC104242809 gene encoding beta-glucosidase 12-like isoform X2 gives MDHHISFLLFLSVLVFSFFPQIELSVTANFPGHKIFVPFNRSSFPVDFIFGTASSAYQYEGAANKNGRGPSIWDTYTHKQSERITDRSNGDVAVDFYHRYKEDIKLMKFEGLNGFRFSISWSRILPYGKQSKGVNQEGITFYKNLINELLANGIQPLVTLFHWDTPQALEDEYLGFLSPHIVSDFRDYADLCFKEFGDKIKLWTTINEPWTYASIGYDSGKFAPGRCSAWMNNSCVAGDSATEPYIVGHHMLLAHAEAAKVYRTKYKALQKGEIGIVLVSHWFEQYSKTKEDAKAAKRAIDFMFGWFIDPLTYGDYPKNMRRLVQDRLPKFTTEQAEMVKGSYDFLGLNYYTSNYASNIVSPYKVNISYSRDSQVNETTERNGKLIGEPTGSSVFFAVPEGLHKFLVYTKKKYKNPTIYVTENVFDFFYQE, from the exons ATGGATCATCATATATCTTTCTTGCTATTTCTCTCAGTTCTAgttttcagtttctttcctcaGATTGAGCTCAGTGTAACTGCAAATTTTCCAGGCCATAAGATATTTGTTCCATTTAATCGTAGCAGTTTCCCAGTGGATTTCATATTTGGAACAGCCTCATCTGCTTATCAG TATGAAGGAGCAGCCAATAAAAATGGTAGAGGACCAAGTATCTGGGATACCTATACACATAAACAATCTG AAAGAATAACTGATCGTAGCAATGGTGACGTAGCTGTAGATTTTTACCATCGTTACAAG GAAGACATAAAGCTAATGAAATTTGAAGGACTAAATGGTTTCAGATTTTCAATCTCATGGTCAAGAATTTTACCAT ATGGGAAGCAAAGTAAGGGAGTAAACCAAGAGGGCATTACCTTCTACAAGAATCTCATCAATGAGCTCCTAGCAAATG GAATACAGCCTTTGGTTACACTCTTCCATTGGGATACACCGCAAGCCCTTGAAGATGAGTATCTTGGCTTTTTAAGCCCTCATATTGT GAGCGATTTTCGCGATTATGCTGACCTTTGCTTCAAAGAATTTGGCGATAAGATTAAGCTTTGGACCACAATCAATGAGCCATGGACTTATGCCTCTATTGGCTATGACTCGGGCAAATTCGCACCTGGAAGATGTTCTGCTTGGATGAACAATAGTTGCGTTGCTGGGGACTCTGCAACTGAACCTTATATAGTTGGCCACCATATGCTTCTTGCTCATGCTGAAGCAGCTAAAGTATATAGAACTAAATACAAG GCACTACAAAAGGGTGAGATAGGAATAGTGCTGGTGTCTCATTGGTTTGAACAATACTCCAAGACTAAAGAAGATGCGAAAGCAGCTAAGCGAGCCATCGACTTCATGTTTGGATG GTTTATAGATCCATTAACCTATGGTGACTATCCAAAAAATATGCGTAGACTTGTGCAAGATCGCTTACCTAAATTTACGACCGAGCAAGCTGAGATGGTGAAAGGTTCCTATGATTTCTTGGGACTAAATTACTACACTTCGAATTATGCATCCAATATTGTTTCTCCATATAAAGTGAACATTAGCTACTCAAGAGATTCTCAAGTAAATGAAACAA CGGAAAGAAATGGAAAACTCATTGGTGAACCG ACGGGCTCGAGTGTTTTCTTCGCGGTTCCAGAAGGACTTCATAAGTTTTTGGTCTACACGAAGAAAAAATACAAGAATCCCACAATTTACGTTACCGAGAATG tttttgattttttttatcagGAATGA